One stretch of Arachis hypogaea cultivar Tifrunner chromosome 20, arahy.Tifrunner.gnm2.J5K5, whole genome shotgun sequence DNA includes these proteins:
- the LOC112785790 gene encoding UDP-glycosyltransferase 76F1, with protein sequence MEKVTGKGHRLLLMPSPFQGHITPLLHLGDILYSKGFSITIIHTSFNSPDPSTHPHFTFLPIHESLSESEASSMDSLHLVDLINVRIVQPLKECLDKLMRSKEETVSCFIADAVLHSTQSVCDGFKLRRLVLRTGGATSFVVFASIPLLRENGYFPVQESRLDEPVVELPPLKVKDLPWFETRDPELFYNLTSTIFYSLKASSGVIWNTFEELESSTISKFGQKFSIPIYPIGPFHKHHFPKPSSSFSLWTPDTSCISWLDTKEPKSVVYVSFGSIASITEAEFLELAWGLAHSNHPFLWVVRPGLVRGSEWLELLPDGFMESLGGRGCIVKWAPQEKVLGHEAIGAFWTHCGWNSTLESVCEGVPMICMPCFGDQKVNAKYVSDVWKVGVRLEGKVERVEIERVIKRIMSGDEGKEVRENVLNLKEKANLCLEEGGSSYNYLDALVNAM encoded by the exons ATGGAGAAAGTAACAGGAAAAGGCCATAGATTACTACTCATGCCATCACCATTCCAAGGACACATAACACCATTGCTGCACCTTGGAGACATATTGTATTCAAAGGGCTTCTCCATAACCATCATCCACACAAGTTTCAATTCCCCTGACCCTTCCACACACCCTCACTTCACCTTCCTTCCCATCCATGAATCCTTGTCTGAATCCGAAGCTTCGTCCATGGACTCTTTGCATCTCGTTGACCTCATCAACGTTAGAATCGTACAACCTTTGAAGGAATGTTTGGATAAGTTGATGCGGTCAAAGGAGGAGACTGTTTCTTGTTTCATTGCTGATGCTGTTTTGCATTCAACTCAATCTGTTTGTGATGGATTCAAGCTTCGGAGACTCGTTTTGAGGACCGGTGGCGCCACCTCCTTCGTTGTTTTTGCTTCAATCCCTCTTCTTAGAGAGAACGGTTATTTCCCAGTTCAAG AATCTCGTTTAGATGAGCCTGTTGTGGAACTTCCACCACTCAAAGTGAAAGACCTTCCATGGTTCGAGACACGTGACCCTGAATTGTTCTACAATCTAACTAGTACCATTTTTTATTCATTGAAGGCTTCTTCAGGGGTGATTTGGAACACATTTGAAGAGTTAGAATCATCAACAATATCAAAATTTGGCCAAAAATTTAGCATACCAATATACCCTATAGGCCCTTTCCACAAGCACCACTTCCCAAAACCCTCATCTTCTTTTAGCTTATGGACTCCAGACACAAGCTGCATTTCTTGGCTAGACACAAAAGAACCCAAAAGTGTTGTTTATGTGAGCTTTGGTAGCATCGCATCGATAACTGAGGCCGAGTTTTTGGAGTTAGCTTGGGGTTTAGCCCATAGTAACCACCCGTTCCTATGGGTGGTTCGGCCAGGCCTGGTCCGGGGATCAGAGTGGCTCGAACTATTGCCGGACGGGTTCATGGAGAGTTTGGGTGGGAGAGGGTGCATTGTGAAATGGGCTCCTCAAGAAAAAGTTTTAGGTCATGAGGCAATTGGTGCATTTTGGACTCATTGTGGTTGGAACTCAACTTTGGAGAGTGTTTGTGAAGGAGTTCCTATGATTTGTATGCCTTGTTTTGGTGATCAAAAGGTGAATGCTAAATATGTGAGTGATGTTTGGAAGGTTGGAGTAAGATTGGAAGGGAAGGTTGAGAGGGTTGAGATAGAGAGAGTTATTAAGAGAATAATGAGTGGGGATGAAGGAAAGGAGGTTAGAGAAAATGTCTTGAATTTGAAAGAGAAGGCAAATTTGTGTTTGGAAGAAGGTGGTTCCTCCTATAATTACCTTGATGCCTTGGTTAATGCTATGTAA